A section of the Naumovozyma dairenensis CBS 421 chromosome 5, complete genome genome encodes:
- the BUL2 gene encoding ubiquitin-ubiquitin ligase BUL2 (similar to Saccharomyces cerevisiae BUL2 (YML111W) and BUL1 (YMR275C); ancestral locus Anc_8.834) produces the protein MRSRPKTPQEKARNPTTSHRHSITTTTPNTTTTTSTTTSTARRPLLRSNPTADNIHLNLDNRHYLSKNNNKKNSDNTNHNDQSEDDNINGTSQQSNDNLQAMKSASMTNLQILGRSELSHGTNRETKVVSIAPPYYYDYNPNINEHFGNDINNNTNGEGGGNNSLGYNMLSNIELGTTTTDQTNNLLVDVLPSFYMYNVLHRHIPQGNVDPDIHDYPPNYQETITHVNPLLSNASTNDTTATTTANENIVENLTTTTMTTTTPPSNNTSSSNLNILNNLHPLNTRHYNISSNTNSTSHINNGSSSSTNELHTEIEDDLNDSDSIIIDKLYSLPKLATPIEIDIRVTKNVSKPHIKNEEESILKEYTSGDIIHGYCIIENRSSQRLKFEMFYVTLEAYISIIDNVRGKRTVKRFLRMVDLSASWSYTDIDLSSGINLVPGQIDSYDNSIIGLKNNRILEPKTKYKKFFMFKLPNQLLDITCKQEQFSHCLLPPSFGIDRYKNSRKYSSIKVNNVLGCGHLGVKGSPILTSDISDENVSINYTIDARIVGKDLKTQKLNIMKEKEYNLRVIPFGFGTTLTSRNVFDKQLKDLRLLIQDRIDALEKVFERLKNDEPIINSDIHSNDLSGTIDSDTELLSAEILRRKMDQLHINNRLDDNSNVFNDFKNMSPKENIIESELSYRIKMKHKSSPNLKNVFFPGFLSGSHYSTNSVTTESSLSTDSIISNNIPQQSSTSSSTIGIISSNRRTPLQHVSTTEHQSMDKSGLIVISTQIPKASLPYLSPSLLRKTNKFENKNRHDQENWLRLSRLNTDEENTELTKLEIKLTCLQSNNSTPHNPPQIQSVNVELLAINGKSDNSIPIKLQAAALLNEEKLSHITMSFKAYQNAISNYRKGFRENLMKLNELFNVGRTLSNARVLEFTDFITDQMRNDIESLCNLEVERIPVPDIFVKSALKQNVPEEKIPSTGSSSLTTPWIKCGPSEYQRKLILNLEYSEKNNNHTLIPDFESCLCCRFYCIRVQVKFENHIGLATIDIPVSVKKLNS, from the coding sequence atgaGAAGTCGTCCTAAGACGCCGCAAGAGAAGGCAAGAAATCCTACTACTAGCCATCGACATAgtattactactactactcCTAACACTACTACTACCACCTCTACGACGACTAGTACTGCCCGTCGTCCCTTACTGAGATCAAATCCAACAGCtgataatattcatttaaatcTAGATAATAGACATTATCTTTCtaaaaataacaacaaaaaGAACAGTGATAATACTAATCATAATGATCAATCAGAAGATGACAATATCAATGGTACTTCTCAACAATCGAATGATAATTTACAAGCCATGAAAAGTGCCTCAATGACTAACTTACAAATATTAGGGAGATCGGAATTATCACATGGAACAAATAGAGAAACAAAAGTTGTATCTATTGCTCCcccatattattatgattataatccaaatattaatgaacATTTCGGTAATGAtatcaataacaataccAATGGTGAGGGCGGCGGCAACAATTCCCTTGGATATAACATGTTATCAAACATCGAACTAGGCACAACCACAACCGATCAAACGAATAATTTACTGGTAGATGTTCTTCCATCATTTTATATGTATAATGTTTTACATAGACATATTCCTCAAGGGAATGTAGATCCTGATATACATGATTATCCAccaaattatcaagaaaCAATAACTCACGTAAATCCCTTACTATCGAATGCTTCAACAAATGATACCACTGCAACAACGACAGCAAATGAAAACATTGTAGAAAACTtgacaacaacaacgaTGACGACGACAACACCACCATCGAATAatacttcttcttcaaatttgaatatattgaacAACTTACATCCATTAAACACAAGAcattataatatatcatctaaCACAAACAGTACATCACATATCAACAATGGTTCATCTTCAAGTACAAACGAATTACATacagaaattgaagatgatttaaaCGATTCAGATAGTATCatcattgataaattatattctttaccGAAATTAGCTACACCAATTGAAATAGATATAAGAGTCACCAAAAATGTTTCGAAACCACATATTAAAAATGAGGAAGAATcaatattaaaagaatacACTTCAGGTGATATCATTCATGGTTATTgtatcattgaaaatagaTCTTCACAACGTTTAAAATTCGAAATGTTTTATGTCACTTTGGAAGCATACATTTCAATCATTGATAATGTACGTGGTAAAAGAACTGTAAAGAGATTCTTAAGAATGGTAGATTTAAGTGCAAGTTGGTCATACACTGATATTGATTTAAGTTCAGGAATTAATTTGGTACCGGGACAAATAGATTCTTAtgataattcaattatcggattgaaaaataatagaatatTAGAACCAAAgacaaaatataaaaaattcttcatgtttaaattaccaaatcaattattagatataaCATGtaaacaagaacaattcTCTCATTGTTTATTACCTCCAAGTTTTGGTATCGATAGATATAAAAACTCAAGGAAATATTCTTCCATTAAAGTTAATAATGTCCTAGGTTGTGGTCATTTGGGTGTTAAGGGTTCCCCCATATTGACTTCAGATATATCAGATGAAAATGTCTCCATTAATTATACCATTGACGCAAGAATTGTAGGCAAAGATTTAAAGActcaaaaattaaatattatgAAGGAAAAGGAATATAATTTAAGAGTCATACCCTTTGGATTTGGTACTACTTTAACAAGTAGAAATGTATTTGAtaaacaattgaaagatttaagATTATTAATTCAAGATAGAATAGACGCTTTAGAAAAAGTTTTTGAAAGgttgaaaaatgatgaacCAATTATCAATTCTGATATACATTCAAACGATTTAAGCGGGACAATTGATAGCGATactgaattattatcagccgaaatattaagaagaaaaatggaTCAATTACATATCAATAATAGATTAGATGATAATTCTAAtgttttcaatgatttcaaaaacatGTCTCCAAAGGAGAATATAATAGAATCTGAATTAAGTTATAGGATCAAAATGAAACATAAATCAAGtccaaatttgaaaaacgTTTTCTTTCCTGGGTTTTTAAGTGGTTCTCATTATTCAACAAACTCAGTAACTAcagaatcatcattatctacTGATTCTataatatcaaataatattccacAACAATCATCtacttcttcatcaacGATAGGaattatttcatcaaatcGTAGAACACCATTACAACATGTATCTACAACAGAACATCAATCTATGGACAAATCAGGATTAATAGTTATTTCCACACAAATTCCTAAAGCATCATTACCATACTTGTCACCATCCCTATTACGGAAAAcgaataaatttgaaaataaaaatcgTCATGATCAAGAAAATTGGTTAAGATTATCAAGATTAAAtacagatgaagaaaacacTGAATTAActaaattagaaataaaattaacATGTCTCcaatcaaataatagtacACCACATAATCCACCACAAATTCAGTCTGTAAACGTCGAATTACTTGCTATAAATGGTAAATCTGATAATTCGATCCCAATCAAATTACAAGCTGCAGCTTTATTGAACgaggaaaaattatcaCATATAACAATGTCATTTAAAGCATATCAAAATGCCATATCAAATTATAGGAAGGGTTTTAGAGagaatttaatgaaattgaatgaattattcAACGTGGGAAGAACATTAAGCAATGCACGTGTACTTGAATTTACAGATTTTATTACTGATCAAATGAGAAATGATATCGAGAGTTTATGTAATTTAGAAGTGGAAAGGATCCCTGTACCAGATATCTTTGTTAAATCTGCATTAAAACAAAATGTCcctgaagaaaaaataccTTCAACAGGTAGTTCTTCCTTAACTACTCCATGGATAAAATGTGGACCATCAGAATATCAAAGGAAATTGATTCTAAATTTAGAGTATagtgaaaagaataataatcataCGTTAATACCTGACTTTGAAAGTTGTTTATGTTGTAGATTCTATTGTATCAGAGTTCAAGTGAAATTTGAGAATCATATTGGTCTTGCTACTATTGACATACCTGTATCGGTTAAAAAATTGAACTCATAG
- the DAT1 gene encoding Dat1p (similar to Saccharomyces cerevisiae DAT1 (YML113W); ancestral locus Anc_8.836): MAKTLAQGRKPGSGRKPGKGKTLKEGRKPGSGRRRKTIVTEQQDGDHNLENINIAHTHMNTITNTQIQTPLQSHVPLTLLSPSSIPTLPLAPLSPPKDNFEMKLTARDLETVDALRGLIQSSNGFRNSISLPPISMDNNGFNNDNNNHNVELHVMHDHIITRPKSVIPFISDHNSNNNNNNNNEQYQDQNHLLYPQTHFHTSMEAFKASRRTSINLIKTPSESYNNSIHNNNNDNTQTNNENTRMVMLRNTSSVNQTDNNHITVKQTVNVSTGNNKSSYHVTTTI, from the coding sequence ATGGCAAAGACTTTAGCTCAAGGACGGAAACCTGGTAGCGGTAGAAAACCTGGCAAAGGTAAAACTTTAAAAGAAGGTAGGAAACCTGGAAGTGGtagaagaaggaaaacTATTGTCACAGAACAGCAGGATGGGGATCACAAtcttgaaaatatcaatattgcACATACACACATGAATACAATTACAAATACACAAATACAAACTCCATTGCAATCACATGTCCCTCTTACGTTACTATCACCATCATCTATACCAACATTACCATTGGCGCCATTATCTCCTCCAAAggataattttgaaatgaaACTTACTGCAAGAGATTTGGAAACAGTAGATGCCCTAAGGGGTCTCATACAAAGTAGTAATGGATTTAGAAATTCCATATCTTTACCACCAATATCTATGGACAACAATGGGTTTAACAATGACAATAACAACCATAATGTTGAACTTCATGTGATGCATGATCATATAATTACTAGGCCCAAGAGTGTAATACCATTTATTTCAGAtcataatagtaataataataataataataataatgaacaaTACCAAGATCAAAATCATTTGCTGTATCCTCAAACGCATTTCCATACTTCAATGGAGGCTTTCAAAGCTAGCCGAAGGACAAGTATTAACCTTATAAAAACACCTAGTGAAAgttataataatagcattcataataataacaatgataaTACCCAGACTAATAATGAGAACACAAGAATGGTAATGCTACGAAATACCTCATCGGTAAATCAAACAGACAATAATCATATTACAGTGAAACAAACGGTCAATGTTTCCACAGGTAacaataaatcatcatatCATGTGACCACAACAATCTAG
- the CTK3 gene encoding Ctk3p (similar to Saccharomyces cerevisiae CTK3 (YML112W); ancestral locus Anc_8.835), whose protein sequence is MDSFEARLQFIQVLKNLQKNLSIIDNRTSISSGGETNPMSSSSTVDPIQFYLRSYKDHFEDFHQCLFDTTNKMNSLDRLNVLFYYSKILITLRSNMNEFNEKVIFNVLLPSLCDLYHLILPNYDWKSLTNLDPCIEIYNLLKDNFFKDDELMTLKDYRIVKDNEGEIQGTQENIAINKLSWYSVKDATTMRTTKDKEASSSTPSLGHSVMDHKESFINTRDLLQDRILKRQLFFKHYIQNGLTPVFGVDNNPHSTLKDSDHLATTTASVSPVLPLSGQDQLAVTTTTNNTPTAVHTNMHDSSGNNTTNINKVHKSLTTNDRIIPIIIRRMENDRERHKRLKEKSWVVDRNIQRQRQKGQPLNTKKLILNVNEFESLWNNTNVNKLTIDDIKNMKEMNLIAKQSYMIE, encoded by the coding sequence ATGGATTCATTCGAAGCAAGATTACAATTCATTCAAGTCTTGAagaatttacaaaaaaactTGAGTATTATTGACAATAGAACGTCAATAAGTAGTGGGGGAGAGACGAACCCCATGAGTTCAAGTTCCACTGTGGATCCgattcaattttatttaagaAGTTACAAAGATcattttgaagatttccATCAATGTTTATTTGATACTACGAATAAGATGAATTCATTAGATAGGTTgaatgttttattttattatagtAAGATATTGATAACGTTAAGATCTAATatgaatgaatttaatgagAAAGTTATATTTAATGTTCTCTTACCATCATTATGTGatctttatcatttgatCTTACCAAATTATGATTGGAAATCTTTAACTAATTTAGATCCATGTATTGAGatttataatttattgaaagataatttttttaaagatgatgaattaatgACATTAAAGGATTATAGAATAGTGAAGGACAATGAAGGAGAAATACAAGGAACACAAGAAAATATTGCAATAAATAAGTTATCCTGGTATTCAGTCAAGGACGCCACCACCATGAGAACCACGAAAGACAAAGAAGCCTCATCTTCGACTCCATCTTTGGGCCATTCTGTAATGGATCATAAAGAATCTTTCATAAACACAAGAGATCTGTTACAAGATAGAATCCTCAAAAGACagttatttttcaaacattATATACAAAATGGTCTTACGCCTGTCTTTGGCGTCGATAATAATCCTCATAGTACTTTAAAAGACAGTGATCATTTAGCGACGACAACCGCTTCTGTATCACCGGTGCTCCCATTATCTGGTCAAGATCAACTTGCTGTTACTACTACCACTAACAATACTCCTACCGCTGTTCATACCAATATGCACGACTCTAGTGGGAACAATACGACTAATATTAATAAGGTTCATAAGAGTCTTACTACCAATGATAGGATAATACCTATTATAATTCGTCGTATGGAAAATGATCGTGAGAGACATAAGAGATTAAAGGAGAAAAGTTGGGTTGTAGATAGAAATATACAAAGACAGAGACAAAAGGGACAACCTCTTAATACTAAGAAATTGATTCTAAAcgttaatgaatttgaatctttGTGGAATAATACgaatgttaataaattgaCGATAGATGAtataaagaatatgaaggaaatgaatttgataGCGAAGCAAAGTTATATGATAGAATAG